AGTCTCCACAGGAGGTTCATGGAAGATTTACCAAGCCAATAATGTTTACCTTAAAAAACTTTTCAAATCATGAAAAATTTACATCTATATTTTGTCTTAAAATAGAAACAGGTGTCTCATACTTTCCTTATGTTAGTTGAAGTTGCTGGCTAATACCAGGTGGGGTTGGCCTTGTATTGAAGCATGCATGGATGCATTGGTAAAGTTTATTTTTTATCGCAACATGAGAAATTTATTCTACAGtggaaaaaaatgagaaaaagaataaaaatttataaaatacagATGCTCGGAGTTTCTATATTCAGTTACATTGAATAAGGGTAGTTGCTTTAGTTATATCGAGTGTTGTTGTTGATTGCAGGGATGCAGAAAAGGACATAGCTAGAGAAACAGAAATCAACAAACTGATGTGAGGTGTTTTGGTGTGAAGAGAGTTCTCAGACATAACCACATGAAAGCAGTTTTTAATTGCAGAACCGGATTTAGGTAGCAGTCGCAGCTAGTATTCATACTACTAAGTGCATCTGTTGTTCTTTCATTATGCTTGAACTGCTGTACtgtataaatattaaaaacaCTTCAGTTTTGGTGGTGCTGCTTTGATTTATTTACTGTATTGAATCTTGTCTGGAAAATCTTGAATCAAGAAGGTTCCTGATATAGAAACactcatatcatcatattaaCATTAGATAGAAACGAGTAATAGCAGAACATACACAGTTTGCTTCACAGAAGGATGAAGCAGGACCAAAATCAACTCTCATCACCACGGAGACGGAGGGGGAGAAAATTGAATAGGGAATTAACTAAAAGAAAACCCATTTTAAGTGGGTTTCATGTCCTGAAAAAGGTGAGCCCATAGTGACTGATCATCAATATCATCGTTTATCACTCTGCCCACCTTGCTACCATCCAACGGCCTAGGTATGATTGGGCTTCTCCCTCTAGCCATCAACCTCTGTTGCACAATTCCATCTGATGTCCCATATAACTTTGGGTTTGGGCTCCTATAACCGTACACCAACCTGTCGTGAACTCTGCCCTCCAAAGGCCCAGATAGTTTTAAGCTTTTGTTGTTGGGCATAGGCATCAAATTCTCCGGCACCCTTCCATCCAGAGGCCCTGATAGCTTGAGGTTTCTATGGTTTAGCATCAAATTCCCTGGTGCTCTTCCATCCAAAGGACCTGATTTTGCTTGCCTCCTGTTTCTGATTACTGGAGGCTTCTCAAACTGGAGCTCCTTGTCACTCTTGCACTTTCTTGTCAAAGCTCCTCTCCACTGCTCTTGATATGGAGGCGGCGGCTCTGACACGGCTTTAAACACTGAATCCTCATGGAAAACCAACTTGGTAATGCATTTCTTAAGGTTCTTTTTGGTTTTGTTGATTGCAAAAATGAACTTGGAAAGACCAGTTGTGCCAGCTCCAGCTTCTTTCCTAGCAAGCTTGAGTATT
This genomic stretch from Hevea brasiliensis isolate MT/VB/25A 57/8 unplaced genomic scaffold, ASM3005281v1 Scaf9, whole genome shotgun sequence harbors:
- the LOC110671522 gene encoding uncharacterized protein LOC110671522 translates to MAQSRLPMDWFSWLSRSGLEPSLAYEYGLAFARNELQEVDLIYFNHEFLQSMGISIAKHRLEILKLARKEAGAGTTGLSKFIFAINKTKKNLKKCITKLVFHEDSVFKAVSEPPPPYQEQWRGALTRKCKSDKELQFEKPPVIRNRRQAKSGPLDGRAPGNLMLNHRNLKLSGPLDGRVPENLMPMPNNKSLKLSGPLEGRVHDRLVYGYRSPNPKLYGTSDGIVQQRLMARGRSPIIPRPLDGSKVGRVINDDIDDQSLWAHLFQDMKPT